The Terriglobales bacterium genome window below encodes:
- a CDS encoding YdeI/OmpD-associated family protein, producing the protein MPKPIAKSFKATLERLQGDSASLKWVIARIPFDVRKLWGTGGRFKVKGDINGFAFRTSLFPVRGGSHFLLVNKQMQKGAKVALGAVARFRLEPDTEERIVTVPAELKRLLSEDRTFRRWFDQLNYSIRKYLADGIASVKSPEARVRRAEQVAENLLSAMEAEHELPPVLQVAFAHNPHAFKGWKRMSPTHRRQHLLGIFYYRSPEARARRIAKTMQDAVKYAEKPPRKEGTA; encoded by the coding sequence ATGCCCAAGCCTATCGCCAAGTCGTTCAAAGCTACGCTCGAGCGTCTCCAGGGAGATAGCGCGTCATTAAAATGGGTCATCGCCCGCATTCCATTCGATGTGCGCAAGCTCTGGGGGACCGGCGGGAGGTTCAAAGTCAAAGGCGATATCAACGGCTTCGCCTTTCGTACCTCGCTCTTTCCCGTCCGCGGAGGCAGCCACTTCCTGCTGGTGAACAAGCAGATGCAGAAGGGCGCCAAGGTTGCATTAGGCGCAGTTGCCCGGTTCCGCCTCGAGCCTGACACTGAAGAGCGTATCGTTACCGTTCCCGCGGAGCTGAAGCGCCTGCTTTCGGAAGACCGCACCTTCCGCCGCTGGTTCGACCAACTGAATTACTCCATACGCAAATACCTCGCCGACGGGATCGCCAGCGTGAAGAGTCCGGAAGCCCGCGTGCGCCGCGCCGAGCAGGTCGCCGAGAACCTGCTGTCCGCGATGGAAGCCGAACACGAACTGCCTCCGGTCCTGCAGGTGGCGTTCGCGCACAACCCTCATGCCTTCAAAGGATGGAAGCGCATGTCTCCCACGCACCGCCGCCAGCACCTGCTCGGCATTTTCTATTACCGCAGCCCGGAAGCGCGTGCCCGCCGCATCGCAAAAACAATGCAGGACGCCGTCAAGTACGCCGAAAAACCCCCGCGGAAAGAGGGCACGGCATAA
- a CDS encoding carboxypeptidase regulatory-like domain-containing protein: MSRTNSFLKLACAMLCVLGFILCVPHAFPQAVAVAEVTGQVADTSGAALPGATVKMIETSKGVSHDTTSDAAGRYTLTHLPVGPYRLEVSKTGFKTYAQSGIVLQVDDHIPLNATLQVGAVSETIEVNAGGTLLQTESNSIASVVDSQRISNIPLNGRQATQLVLLTGGSAQVAAPGDLSSSKNFYSSVAISIAGGQGNGTNYLLDGGDNNDTFSNANLPFPFPEALQEFNVETNTLPARDVLHPGGIVNIVTKSGTNSWHGDAFEFYRTGGFNARNTFAKTHDSLHRNQFGGTIGGKIIRDKLFFFAGYQGTRLSQVSNGNTAFIPTPAILNGDFSAFDNAPCRSSGFFQLKDPNGGIFAGNQIPTGRFSATTLKLLGYLPTTSDPCGKISYGVPQTASDNQIIGRVDWVQNQKHSLFGRYFIVNYKAPPPFNLANLIVTQNPGYDMRAQSMTIGDNYSITPTTVNSFHFTFTRRAEFRGVSTSDIGPGTLGIQIAPTIPNYLQVQVNGGFNIGCGTCTPAHLSVNSFQTADDFDLIRGKHQISFGVDVIRTQNNTNIGYLENGSFLFGGAPSIGTGDAMADFMLGVLSNGSPTAFGGGNAFAQSRPQQVAFRETIPGFYAQDVYHATPTLTINAGIRWEPMLFPTDLFHRGSVFDLNSFMKDIHSRVFPNAPAGMFFFGDPGVNKAFTHDKFTNFAPRLGLAWNPHNGRQTFRVGAGIFYDSTMVWWSQRQTSNPPVVNEIDLLNVATGANFTNPWVGNPGGNPFPGVFPPNSTVSFPPNALWFILPNHFQPMYVAQWNASYQVQFGGDWLATISYLGNKSTHVPLSTNVNYALNDPATCASVGVCTTKNTTQRRVLAQLANAITPTLPAGAPPLNAGTIAGLIIGDDGANANYNALLTSIQHRFGHHFTLLANYTYSHCLSEGDFLGDMTGGRYQNPTNRAAEYGPCNFDIRHNFNSSMVANSPVKREGWVGWLLSDWQFAPSIRITSGIPLNILDGSDVSLNGEGLDRPNVVPAVSRYVNHYGVSGTALFYQVLNKAAFVTAAPGTYGNLSRNAVRAPGAVSVDAAVSRFFPIRERLQMETRFEAFNAINHANLDPTKLVVNVNNANFGRINGVSTPTFPGNPSPYDPRILQLALKLHF; the protein is encoded by the coding sequence ATGTCACGAACAAATTCTTTTCTTAAGCTGGCGTGCGCGATGTTGTGCGTGCTTGGATTCATTCTTTGCGTTCCCCACGCCTTCCCGCAAGCGGTGGCTGTGGCCGAGGTCACGGGTCAAGTTGCTGACACCAGCGGCGCCGCGCTTCCGGGAGCGACGGTCAAGATGATCGAGACCAGCAAAGGCGTCTCTCATGACACCACGAGCGATGCTGCTGGAAGGTATACGCTTACCCATCTTCCCGTCGGTCCTTATCGGCTCGAGGTCTCCAAGACCGGCTTCAAGACCTATGCCCAGTCAGGAATCGTCCTGCAGGTGGATGATCACATTCCACTCAATGCCACGTTGCAGGTAGGCGCTGTTTCGGAAACGATTGAGGTCAACGCCGGTGGCACTCTGCTGCAGACCGAGTCGAACTCCATCGCCAGCGTGGTGGATTCTCAGCGCATCAGCAATATTCCTCTGAACGGACGGCAGGCAACGCAGCTTGTCCTGCTGACCGGGGGTTCGGCACAGGTTGCCGCCCCGGGAGATTTGAGCAGCAGCAAGAACTTCTATAGCTCGGTAGCCATCTCCATCGCCGGCGGCCAGGGCAACGGGACCAACTACCTGCTTGACGGTGGCGATAACAACGATACTTTTTCGAACGCGAACCTGCCCTTTCCCTTCCCGGAAGCATTGCAGGAGTTCAACGTCGAAACCAACACCCTGCCTGCCCGCGATGTGCTGCATCCTGGGGGCATCGTCAACATCGTCACCAAGTCAGGCACCAATAGCTGGCACGGCGATGCCTTTGAGTTCTACCGCACCGGCGGTTTTAACGCGCGTAACACCTTCGCCAAGACGCACGATTCGCTGCATCGCAACCAGTTTGGCGGCACGATTGGCGGCAAGATCATTCGCGACAAGCTGTTCTTCTTCGCGGGCTACCAGGGCACTCGGTTGAGCCAGGTCTCCAATGGGAATACCGCCTTTATACCCACGCCGGCCATTTTGAATGGAGACTTCAGCGCTTTCGATAATGCGCCGTGCCGCTCGAGCGGATTCTTCCAACTCAAGGACCCGAATGGCGGAATATTCGCAGGCAACCAGATCCCGACCGGCAGGTTCAGTGCTACCACACTCAAGCTGCTGGGCTACTTGCCGACCACCAGCGATCCCTGCGGCAAAATCAGCTATGGCGTGCCGCAGACCGCCAGCGATAACCAGATCATCGGGCGCGTGGACTGGGTACAGAACCAGAAGCACTCGCTCTTTGGACGCTATTTCATCGTGAACTACAAGGCCCCGCCCCCGTTCAACCTCGCGAACCTTATCGTCACCCAGAACCCAGGCTACGACATGCGTGCGCAGAGCATGACCATCGGCGACAACTATTCCATCACGCCGACCACCGTCAACTCGTTTCACTTTACCTTTACCCGGCGCGCCGAGTTCCGCGGCGTCTCCACGAGTGACATCGGTCCGGGGACGCTGGGAATCCAAATCGCTCCCACCATTCCAAACTATCTTCAGGTCCAGGTGAACGGTGGCTTCAATATCGGCTGCGGCACCTGCACGCCGGCGCATCTGAGCGTCAATAGCTTTCAGACCGCCGACGACTTTGACCTCATACGCGGCAAGCACCAGATATCGTTTGGCGTTGACGTGATTCGCACCCAGAACAACACCAACATCGGCTATCTGGAAAATGGCAGCTTCCTCTTCGGTGGGGCGCCCAGTATCGGTACCGGCGACGCGATGGCCGACTTCATGCTTGGCGTGCTAAGCAACGGTTCGCCTACCGCCTTCGGTGGCGGCAACGCCTTCGCCCAGAGCCGGCCGCAGCAGGTCGCCTTCCGCGAAACCATTCCCGGCTTCTACGCCCAGGATGTCTACCATGCCACTCCGACTCTGACCATCAACGCCGGCATCCGCTGGGAGCCTATGTTGTTTCCCACAGACCTCTTCCATCGCGGGAGCGTCTTTGACCTCAACAGCTTTATGAAGGATATACATAGCCGCGTGTTCCCTAATGCGCCAGCCGGAATGTTTTTCTTCGGCGACCCTGGCGTGAACAAGGCTTTCACCCACGACAAGTTCACCAACTTCGCCCCCCGTCTCGGCCTGGCCTGGAACCCGCACAACGGACGCCAGACCTTCCGTGTGGGCGCGGGTATCTTCTATGACTCCACCATGGTGTGGTGGTCCCAACGTCAGACCTCCAATCCTCCGGTGGTCAATGAGATTGATCTGTTGAATGTTGCAACGGGCGCCAATTTCACCAATCCCTGGGTTGGAAATCCGGGCGGAAATCCCTTCCCCGGAGTTTTCCCGCCTAATTCCACCGTATCTTTCCCTCCGAACGCGCTCTGGTTTATTCTGCCCAACCATTTCCAGCCTATGTATGTGGCCCAGTGGAATGCCAGCTACCAGGTCCAGTTCGGCGGCGACTGGCTGGCTACGATTTCCTATTTAGGGAACAAATCAACTCACGTGCCCCTAAGCACCAATGTCAACTACGCTCTCAATGACCCTGCCACGTGTGCCAGCGTTGGCGTCTGCACGACAAAGAACACAACCCAAAGACGTGTGCTGGCTCAGTTGGCGAATGCTATAACCCCGACTCTGCCGGCGGGAGCGCCGCCACTAAACGCAGGAACAATCGCCGGCCTGATTATCGGTGACGACGGCGCCAACGCCAACTACAATGCTTTGCTTACTTCAATTCAGCACCGCTTTGGCCACCACTTCACCTTGCTGGCCAATTACACCTACAGCCATTGCCTCAGCGAAGGCGACTTCCTCGGTGACATGACTGGCGGACGCTACCAGAACCCCACCAACCGCGCCGCGGAATACGGGCCTTGCAACTTCGATATCCGCCACAACTTCAACTCATCCATGGTTGCGAACAGCCCAGTGAAGAGAGAAGGTTGGGTGGGCTGGCTGCTGAGCGACTGGCAGTTTGCTCCTTCCATCCGCATCACCAGTGGTATACCGCTGAACATTCTTGATGGTTCCGATGTCTCCTTGAACGGCGAAGGGCTTGACCGCCCCAACGTTGTTCCCGCTGTGAGCCGCTATGTCAATCATTATGGCGTCTCGGGAACGGCGCTTTTTTATCAGGTCTTGAACAAAGCAGCGTTTGTCACAGCTGCTCCCGGAACTTACGGCAATCTCTCGCGCAACGCCGTACGCGCTCCGGGAGCGGTAAGTGTAGATGCCGCAGTGAGCCGCTTCTTCCCAATCAGGGAACGGCTCCAGATGGAGACACGCTTCGAGGCCTTCAATGCCATCAACCACGCCAACCTCGACCCCACCAAGCTGGTGGTCAATGTGAACAATGCTAACTTCGGGCGCATCAACGGCGTCTCAACCCCGACCTTCCCAGGTAACCCGTCACCCTATGATCCACGCATTCTGCAGCTTGCTTTGAAGCTGCACTTCTGA
- a CDS encoding energy transducer TonB, which yields MVDTAKPAPLPATTPEVIAPPALLIKWDSWPKAFLLNLVDLFRPIPPPLVLTSRPALFWHDVFVQRDMPKRPFVASFIYHFGLVALLYIFPTLLFLVKPTRIQTPTDQKTLTYYEVSEYLPPVQTASAPAKVPRKGSPAFSKQPIISVPQNPDNFEQSVIDPNLIKIDPEHAQLPNIVVWTETPVQAAPTVSRSMTKLILPTLPVQVVQPAAEAHAQEINKLKLPDMPQPSVVQPPPSPDTIQRKLGDLNMAKLNVEVEQPKLPVPEQVASVNTQAASAIKQGPDTNPPPPPPVISGGGSGSEAAGKLIALGLHPADVHGPITLPGGNRHGEFAATPEGKPDAPGTPDIKGGGTGNGGSGSGDKGGPGSGSGIGAPGIYVGPGPVNPGAAVAGQPTSNPNGNGNSPNTNGSQPQEVATLAPPAYPPRNLPDNAIEDSVFSGKRYYSLTLNMPNLASVTGSWVIRFAELKDRPEKGELTAPVALEKVDPAYPPDLIHDRVEGTVTLYAVIHSDGTVGSVRVLRGVDSRLDENARVALARWRFRPAQKNGAAVDLEAVVHIPFKLRKLPF from the coding sequence ATGGTGGATACTGCCAAGCCCGCTCCTTTGCCAGCCACGACCCCTGAGGTAATTGCTCCGCCAGCACTGCTGATCAAATGGGATTCCTGGCCAAAGGCCTTTCTCCTGAACTTAGTAGACCTGTTCCGGCCGATTCCGCCGCCGCTGGTTTTGACCTCGCGCCCGGCCCTGTTCTGGCACGACGTTTTTGTGCAGCGCGACATGCCTAAAAGGCCCTTTGTGGCTTCCTTCATCTACCACTTCGGGCTGGTTGCTCTTCTCTATATATTCCCTACTCTCCTGTTTCTGGTGAAGCCAACTCGGATCCAAACGCCCACAGACCAAAAGACGCTGACCTATTACGAGGTCTCGGAATACTTGCCGCCGGTCCAGACGGCCAGCGCTCCGGCCAAGGTTCCGCGCAAAGGATCGCCGGCCTTCTCCAAGCAACCGATTATCTCGGTCCCGCAAAATCCCGATAACTTTGAGCAAAGCGTGATTGATCCGAACCTGATCAAGATTGATCCGGAGCACGCTCAGCTTCCCAATATCGTGGTTTGGACTGAGACCCCGGTGCAGGCGGCGCCCACAGTTTCGCGTTCGATGACCAAGCTTATCTTGCCGACGCTGCCGGTCCAGGTTGTACAGCCCGCCGCCGAAGCCCACGCGCAGGAGATTAACAAACTCAAGTTGCCCGATATGCCGCAGCCTTCCGTGGTTCAGCCACCGCCGTCTCCAGATACGATACAGCGCAAACTTGGCGACCTGAACATGGCCAAGCTGAACGTGGAGGTTGAGCAACCCAAGCTGCCGGTGCCCGAGCAGGTTGCTTCGGTCAATACCCAGGCTGCTTCGGCGATCAAGCAAGGCCCAGACACTAATCCACCTCCGCCCCCGCCGGTTATCTCCGGAGGAGGCTCGGGCAGCGAAGCCGCCGGTAAATTAATTGCCTTGGGGCTGCATCCTGCGGACGTGCATGGCCCAATCACATTGCCCGGCGGCAACCGGCACGGCGAGTTTGCGGCAACACCGGAAGGCAAACCCGATGCGCCGGGCACACCCGATATCAAAGGCGGAGGCACAGGAAACGGAGGCTCAGGCTCGGGAGATAAGGGCGGACCGGGAAGCGGCTCCGGGATAGGGGCCCCGGGAATTTATGTCGGCCCCGGCCCGGTCAATCCGGGAGCGGCGGTGGCGGGACAGCCGACGTCCAACCCCAACGGAAACGGAAATTCTCCCAATACCAACGGCTCGCAGCCGCAAGAGGTGGCTACGCTGGCTCCGCCGGCTTATCCGCCGAGGAACCTGCCGGACAACGCCATTGAAGACTCTGTATTCAGCGGCAAGCGATACTATTCCCTCACTCTCAACATGCCAAACCTGGCTTCGGTCACGGGAAGCTGGGTCATACGCTTCGCCGAACTCAAAGACCGGCCCGAAAAGGGCGAACTCACCGCTCCGGTTGCGCTGGAAAAGGTTGACCCGGCGTATCCGCCGGATTTGATCCACGACCGCGTGGAAGGAACTGTGACCCTCTACGCCGTGATTCACAGCGATGGCACTGTGGGCAGCGTACGGGTGCTCCGAGGAGTAGATTCACGGCTCGATGAAAATGCCCGCGTCGCTCTCGCCCGCTGGCGCTTCCGTCCAGCGCAGAAAAACGGCGCAGCCGTGGACCTGGAAGCGGTGGTCCACATTCCATTCAAGCTGCGAAAACTCCCATTCTGA
- a CDS encoding 2-oxoacid:ferredoxin oxidoreductase subunit beta, whose translation MATIAPPKPLTMADLKGKVDPDWCPGCGDFGVLAAVQKALVELQIPPHEVVTISGIGCSSNFPGYISTYGMHTLHGRSLAVATGVKLANHALTVLVTGGDGDGFGIGGNHFVHTMRRNVDLLYIVMDNQIYGLTTGQTSPTSRLGMKTKSAPFGNVEAPINPISMALAAGATFIARGFSGEQKHLTDLIKQGIEHKGFSFLDVFSPCVTYNLDNTYQWFRPRVKKLEDDAAYDANDWMAAMGKSLLWGDEIPIGKFFERNDVPTLHASEPVVNEGPLVHRDMHVPPDAAKAFIEELM comes from the coding sequence ATGGCAACCATAGCGCCCCCCAAGCCACTCACCATGGCCGATCTGAAAGGCAAGGTTGATCCCGACTGGTGTCCGGGATGCGGCGACTTCGGCGTGCTCGCCGCCGTACAGAAGGCCCTGGTCGAGTTGCAGATCCCCCCTCATGAAGTCGTCACCATCAGCGGCATCGGCTGCTCTTCCAACTTTCCCGGTTACATCAGCACCTATGGCATGCATACCCTGCACGGGCGCTCCCTCGCCGTGGCCACCGGGGTAAAGCTCGCCAATCACGCGCTCACCGTGCTGGTCACCGGCGGCGACGGCGACGGATTCGGCATCGGCGGCAACCACTTCGTCCACACCATGCGCCGTAACGTCGACCTGCTTTATATCGTCATGGATAATCAGATCTACGGCCTCACCACCGGCCAAACCTCACCCACCAGCCGCCTGGGCATGAAGACCAAAAGCGCGCCCTTCGGCAACGTCGAAGCGCCCATTAATCCCATTTCCATGGCCCTGGCTGCCGGCGCAACTTTCATAGCTCGCGGCTTCAGCGGCGAGCAGAAACATTTGACCGACCTCATCAAGCAGGGCATCGAGCACAAAGGCTTTTCGTTCCTCGATGTCTTCAGCCCATGCGTGACCTACAACCTCGACAATACGTACCAGTGGTTCCGTCCCCGCGTAAAGAAGCTGGAAGACGATGCTGCCTACGATGCTAACGACTGGATGGCTGCCATGGGCAAATCTTTGCTTTGGGGTGACGAAATCCCCATTGGAAAATTCTTCGAGCGCAACGATGTTCCCACCCTGCACGCCTCGGAGCCGGTGGTCAACGAAGGCCCGCTGGTGCACAGGGACATGCACGTCCCACCCGACGCCGCCAAGGCATTTATTGAGGAGCTGATGTAG
- a CDS encoding 2-oxoacid:acceptor oxidoreductase subunit alpha, giving the protein MRETFSIAIGGAAGQGVATPGDIFAKIFSRRGLHLNAYNAYQSIIRGGHTFLTIRTGREKVTNMGDRIDLLIPLNQDTMDRHLSLLTAGAACIYNADAIKPGVAASGVQLCPLPVSKLADITRNKVAQNTLALGAALSMMGIGFQSLESVLAEQFKKKGEAVVAENVGVARAGYDYGSANFKPFARPLPMTEHKYAVLAGNTAMAMGGAAAGVKFYCAYPMSPSTGVLHWMASHGRKAGIMVRQVEDEIGVVNMAIGAAHAGVRAMCATSGGGFALMSEGLGMSAMMETPVVVINCQRAGPSTGVPTKTEQGDLWQMLGAAFGDYPRVIAAPLDIGDCFTLIPEIFNIADKFQCPGLVLCDLLLSEGRLSVDPKELNFNPRIDRGELITSANGNGSSNGGADTIYKRYKITESGVSPRAIPGVPGHTHTAATDEHDEDGVLISDEFTNPIKRRAMMEKRMRKMEGITAAAPPPTLQGPSKADVTLIGWGSTQGVIEEACELLREQGISANHLQIRWLVPLHGEAILDLLEGAKHTIIVENNYSGQFARYLRSETSFVPDGNIRKYDGEPFMPHHIVEAVKEQLSGKTNLSVPMHEIMV; this is encoded by the coding sequence ATGAGGGAGACCTTCTCCATTGCTATTGGCGGCGCGGCTGGCCAGGGTGTAGCCACTCCTGGCGACATTTTCGCCAAAATCTTCAGCCGCCGCGGACTGCACCTGAACGCCTACAACGCCTATCAATCGATTATTCGTGGCGGTCACACTTTTCTGACCATTCGTACCGGTCGTGAAAAAGTTACCAATATGGGAGACCGCATTGACTTGCTGATCCCTCTGAACCAGGACACCATGGACCGCCACCTGAGTCTGCTCACCGCTGGCGCGGCTTGCATTTACAATGCCGACGCCATCAAGCCCGGCGTCGCCGCTTCTGGCGTGCAACTCTGCCCGCTTCCAGTTTCGAAACTGGCGGACATCACTCGCAACAAGGTCGCGCAGAATACGCTCGCGCTCGGTGCGGCGCTCAGCATGATGGGCATCGGCTTCCAGTCGCTGGAGAGCGTCCTCGCCGAACAGTTCAAGAAGAAAGGTGAGGCCGTGGTCGCGGAAAACGTCGGAGTGGCGCGCGCCGGCTATGATTACGGCTCTGCTAACTTCAAGCCCTTTGCCCGCCCGCTGCCCATGACGGAACACAAGTACGCCGTGCTCGCCGGTAACACGGCCATGGCCATGGGTGGGGCGGCCGCCGGTGTGAAATTTTATTGCGCGTACCCCATGAGTCCCTCAACCGGGGTCTTGCATTGGATGGCGTCGCACGGGCGCAAGGCCGGCATCATGGTTCGCCAGGTGGAAGATGAGATCGGCGTGGTCAACATGGCCATCGGCGCCGCGCACGCGGGCGTTCGCGCCATGTGTGCGACTTCCGGTGGCGGATTCGCCCTGATGAGCGAAGGCTTGGGCATGTCCGCAATGATGGAGACGCCAGTAGTTGTAATCAACTGCCAGCGCGCCGGCCCTTCTACCGGAGTTCCCACCAAGACCGAGCAAGGTGACCTCTGGCAGATGCTGGGCGCCGCCTTCGGAGATTATCCCCGCGTCATCGCCGCCCCGCTCGACATCGGCGATTGCTTCACGTTGATCCCTGAAATATTCAACATTGCTGACAAGTTCCAGTGTCCCGGCCTGGTGCTCTGCGATCTGTTGCTGTCGGAGGGCAGGCTCAGCGTTGACCCCAAGGAGCTGAATTTCAATCCCAGGATCGATCGCGGCGAGTTGATCACTTCCGCCAATGGGAACGGAAGCAGCAACGGCGGTGCAGACACCATCTACAAGCGCTACAAGATTACCGAGAGCGGAGTTTCTCCGCGCGCTATTCCCGGTGTGCCCGGACACACCCACACGGCTGCCACCGACGAGCATGACGAAGACGGAGTGCTGATCAGCGACGAGTTCACCAATCCCATCAAGCGCCGCGCCATGATGGAAAAGCGCATGCGCAAGATGGAGGGCATCACGGCCGCAGCTCCACCGCCCACATTGCAGGGCCCGAGCAAGGCCGATGTCACGCTCATTGGCTGGGGCTCAACCCAGGGCGTGATCGAAGAGGCATGTGAGCTGCTGCGCGAGCAGGGCATCTCTGCCAATCACCTGCAGATACGGTGGCTGGTGCCGCTGCACGGCGAGGCGATTCTCGATCTTCTCGAGGGCGCGAAGCACACCATCATCGTCGAGAACAACTACAGCGGACAGTTTGCGCGCTACCTGCGCAGTGAAACCAGCTTCGTACCCGATGGGAACATCCGCAAGTATGATGGCGAACCCTTCATGCCGCACCATATCGTTGAGGCGGTGAAAGAGCAGTTGAGCGGGAAGACAAATCTTTCTGTTCCGATGCACGAAATCATGGTTTAA